In Polynucleobacter sp. MWH-S4W17, a genomic segment contains:
- the dapF gene encoding diaminopimelate epimerase, with translation MHGAGNDFIVLNGIDQDLSGITKDQWQALAHRQFGIGADQILLVEKATRPDADFRYRIFNADGGEVEQCGNGSRCFVRFVLDQGLSNKNPLRVEVAHTVLTLKSHPDGQVEVDMGAPIFEHSHIPFNAAGLASVQEFQETLYALPLNYPATHDSLVGVLSMGNPHAVQVVGDVDSAPVLEEGPEIEQFAAFPKKVNVGYMQAINRNEIKLRVFERGAGETLACGTGACAAVVSGIRRGLLDSPVKVHTRGGDLQIAWGGTIDNLAQPVIMTGPAVTVFEGETTI, from the coding sequence ATGCATGGAGCTGGCAATGACTTCATTGTGCTCAACGGTATCGACCAAGACTTGAGTGGCATTACCAAGGATCAATGGCAAGCCTTAGCCCATCGTCAATTTGGCATTGGTGCCGATCAAATTCTCCTGGTTGAAAAAGCCACGCGTCCTGATGCTGATTTTAGATACCGCATTTTTAATGCTGACGGCGGTGAGGTAGAGCAATGCGGCAATGGCTCGCGCTGCTTTGTACGCTTTGTATTAGATCAAGGTCTTTCCAATAAGAATCCATTACGCGTGGAAGTGGCACACACCGTTCTGACTCTCAAGTCCCATCCGGATGGCCAGGTTGAGGTGGATATGGGCGCACCAATTTTTGAGCACAGTCATATTCCATTTAATGCAGCCGGGTTGGCAAGCGTTCAAGAGTTTCAAGAGACTCTCTATGCGCTTCCTTTGAATTACCCCGCTACTCACGATAGTTTGGTGGGCGTCCTCTCAATGGGCAATCCACATGCAGTCCAAGTAGTTGGTGATGTTGATAGTGCACCCGTATTAGAAGAAGGCCCAGAAATTGAACAGTTTGCAGCGTTTCCGAAAAAAGTAAACGTGGGTTACATGCAAGCAATCAATCGCAATGAAATCAAATTGCGTGTCTTTGAACGCGGTGCTGGAGAAACGCTAGCCTGCGGTACCGGCGCTTGTGCAGCGGTGGTTTCAGGGATTCGCAGAGGCTTACTAGACTCGCCAGTAAAGGTGCATACGCGGGGCGGCGACTTGCAGATTGCCTGGGGCGGGACTATTGATAACCTTGCTCAGCCAGTCATCATGACCGGCCCAGCAGTTACTGTCTTTGAGGGTGAAACAACAATCTAA
- the dksA gene encoding RNA polymerase-binding protein DksA, producing the protein MSDKDYMSAAQLDFFRQKLLTLKDDILKNASETTEHLRENILVPDPADRATIEEEHALELRTRDRERKLLKKVEQALARIESGDYGWCEETGEPIGLNRLIARPTANLSLEAQERRELRQKLFGE; encoded by the coding sequence ATGTCCGATAAGGACTACATGAGTGCTGCGCAGTTAGATTTTTTCCGTCAAAAACTACTCACTCTCAAAGATGACATTTTGAAGAATGCGTCCGAGACAACAGAACATCTGCGTGAAAATATTTTGGTTCCCGATCCCGCCGACCGTGCAACGATCGAAGAGGAGCATGCATTGGAATTGCGCACGCGTGATCGTGAGCGCAAGCTGCTTAAAAAAGTGGAGCAAGCATTGGCTCGCATTGAGTCAGGTGACTATGGATGGTGCGAAGAAACTGGTGAGCCAATCGGCTTGAACCGTTTAATTGCAAGGCCTACAGCTAATTTATCTCTTGAGGCTCAAGAGCGTCGCGAACTCCGTCAAAAATTATTTGGCGAATAA
- the argB gene encoding acetylglutamate kinase: MTKHLPTISDISPLLKAEILAEALPYIRAYHGKTIVIKYGGNAMVEERLKESFARDVILLKLVGMNPVVVHGGGPQIDEALKKIGKTGTFIQGMRVTDEETMEVVEWVLGGEVQQDIVMLINHFGGQAVGLTGKDGGLIHAKKMKIPSDTEPGKMVDIGFVGEIEAINPAVVKALQDDAFIPVISPIGFSAEGQAYNINADLVAGKMAEILHAEKLVMMTNIPGVMDKDGKLLTDLTAREIDALFADGTISGGMLPKISSALDAAKSGVNSVHIIDGRIEHSLLLEILTEQAFGTMIRSR; the protein is encoded by the coding sequence ATGACTAAGCATTTACCAACCATTAGTGATATCTCTCCTTTATTAAAGGCGGAGATTCTTGCTGAGGCTTTGCCTTATATTCGTGCGTATCACGGCAAGACTATTGTGATTAAGTATGGCGGAAATGCCATGGTGGAAGAACGTCTCAAGGAAAGTTTTGCGCGTGACGTGATCTTGTTAAAGCTTGTTGGCATGAATCCAGTAGTAGTTCATGGGGGAGGCCCACAAATTGATGAGGCCTTGAAGAAGATTGGTAAGACCGGTACTTTTATTCAAGGTATGCGCGTAACCGATGAAGAAACCATGGAAGTAGTGGAATGGGTTCTAGGCGGCGAGGTGCAGCAGGATATTGTGATGTTGATTAACCACTTTGGCGGCCAGGCTGTTGGCTTGACTGGTAAAGACGGCGGATTGATTCACGCTAAGAAAATGAAGATTCCTAGCGATACAGAGCCGGGCAAGATGGTGGATATCGGTTTTGTTGGTGAGATCGAGGCAATTAATCCTGCGGTGGTTAAAGCTTTGCAAGACGATGCGTTTATTCCGGTAATTTCTCCTATTGGCTTTAGTGCAGAAGGCCAGGCTTACAACATTAATGCTGACTTGGTGGCTGGCAAGATGGCAGAAATCCTGCATGCAGAGAAGTTGGTCATGATGACCAATATCCCGGGCGTGATGGATAAAGACGGTAAGTTGCTGACAGATTTAACCGCGCGAGAAATTGATGCGCTCTTTGCTGATGGCACTATTTCTGGCGGTATGTTGCCCAAGATTTCTTCCGCATTAGATGCCGCTAAGAGCGGTGTCAATTCAGTGCACATTATTGATGGCCGCATTGAGCATTCATTATTGTTAGAAATTCTGACCGAGCAAGCATTCGGCACGATGATTCGCTCTAGATAA
- a CDS encoding tyrosine recombinase XerC yields MKLKLTELHPLMQEYLHELHVLRQLSPHTLKAYGMDLSDLQNFALEDNVELLKVSNGHVRRWAGRLHSKGKSSRSIARALSAWRGWYDWLTEKDARRDARAGKVTSNLIANPVDDVKAPKRLRSLPKALSVEQALALVNQAVKEAEEKKDLESIRDAAIIDLLYSSGLRLSELLGIDVMQSKNRQHESAGWLDWNAAEVTVLGKGGKRRSVPVGVPAMKSLATWRELRDAGNYSEESIALFLSATGKRLSPRTVQARLRTLAMRAGLPTHVHPHMMRHSFASHVLQSSQDLRAVQEMLGHASIASTQIYTSLDFQHLAQAYDKAHPRAKAGKG; encoded by the coding sequence ATGAAATTAAAGTTGACTGAACTACACCCCCTCATGCAAGAGTATTTGCATGAGTTACATGTGTTGCGTCAGCTCTCGCCGCATACGCTCAAAGCGTATGGCATGGATTTGAGTGATCTGCAAAATTTCGCTCTTGAAGACAATGTTGAGCTATTAAAAGTGAGCAACGGCCATGTGCGTCGTTGGGCTGGCCGTTTGCACTCCAAAGGTAAATCCTCAAGAAGTATTGCGAGAGCGCTTTCTGCATGGCGTGGCTGGTATGACTGGCTTACCGAGAAAGATGCCAGGCGTGATGCCCGTGCTGGTAAGGTAACAAGCAATTTAATTGCTAACCCGGTTGACGATGTAAAGGCGCCTAAGCGCTTGAGGTCTTTGCCCAAGGCTTTGTCTGTCGAGCAGGCGCTTGCCCTGGTAAACCAAGCCGTGAAAGAAGCGGAAGAAAAAAAGGATTTGGAATCAATCCGAGATGCAGCCATTATTGATTTGCTTTACTCATCAGGCCTGCGTCTTTCAGAGCTCTTGGGAATTGATGTGATGCAAAGCAAAAATCGTCAGCATGAATCTGCTGGTTGGTTGGATTGGAATGCTGCTGAAGTAACAGTTTTGGGTAAGGGCGGCAAGCGACGTTCAGTACCTGTTGGTGTGCCTGCAATGAAATCACTTGCTACCTGGCGAGAGCTGCGTGATGCTGGAAACTATTCAGAAGAATCCATCGCCTTGTTTTTGTCAGCAACGGGTAAGCGCTTATCACCACGTACCGTACAAGCAAGACTGCGGACTTTAGCTATGCGCGCTGGATTGCCCACCCATGTGCATCCTCATATGATGCGCCATAGCTTTGCCAGCCACGTGCTGCAATCCTCACAGGATTTACGTGCAGTACAGGAGATGCTAGGGCACGCCAGCATTGCTAGTACCCAGATTTATACCTCTTTAGATTTTCAGCACCTAGCTCAGGCATACGATAAAGCGCATCCGCGCGCAAAGGCTGGCAAAGGCTGA
- a CDS encoding exodeoxyribonuclease III, with product MLRIISANLNGIRSAVKKGFLPWAVKQKADFICMQELKAQRDDLEDAILNPDGMHGYFHHAEKKGYSGCGIYTPHKPDEVLYGYGNEEFDAEGRYVEARFKGISVISVYMPSGSSSPERQEAKYRYLDSFLPHLISLKKSGREIVLCGDVNIAHQEIDLKNWKGNLKNSGFLPEERAWLTNLFSKVGYVDVYRQLEPEATETCYTWWSNRGQAYAKNVGWRIDYHITTPGIAATAKKTTVYKEEKFSDHAPLIVDYDWKI from the coding sequence ATGTTACGCATCATTTCCGCGAACCTCAACGGTATCCGTTCTGCAGTCAAAAAAGGCTTTCTGCCATGGGCTGTAAAGCAAAAGGCTGATTTCATTTGTATGCAGGAGCTTAAGGCTCAGCGCGATGATCTAGAGGACGCCATTCTGAACCCTGACGGCATGCATGGCTACTTCCATCATGCGGAGAAAAAGGGCTACAGTGGTTGCGGTATTTATACGCCCCATAAGCCAGATGAGGTCTTGTACGGCTATGGCAATGAAGAGTTTGATGCTGAAGGGCGCTATGTTGAAGCCCGCTTTAAAGGTATATCAGTGATATCTGTTTATATGCCCTCAGGCTCAAGCTCCCCCGAGCGCCAAGAAGCTAAATATCGCTACCTCGACAGCTTTCTGCCGCATCTCATCTCCCTCAAAAAATCAGGTCGTGAAATTGTCCTATGCGGCGATGTCAATATTGCCCATCAAGAAATTGATCTGAAGAACTGGAAAGGCAATCTCAAAAATTCTGGCTTCTTGCCCGAAGAGCGCGCATGGCTTACCAACTTATTTAGCAAAGTAGGTTATGTCGATGTCTATCGCCAGTTAGAGCCAGAGGCAACTGAAACTTGCTACACCTGGTGGAGTAATCGAGGCCAAGCTTATGCCAAAAATGTTGGCTGGCGTATTGACTATCACATCACTACCCCCGGTATTGCGGCTACAGCCAAGAAAACTACGGTGTATAAGGAGGAGAAATTCTCAGACCATGCGCCACTTATCGTGGATTACGACTGGAAGATTTAA
- a CDS encoding MFS transporter: MPNKQLHVVKSWLQDFRVYLEWSCLRMLFLGFSAGLPLLLILGTLSFWLREAGIDRSTIGYLTWVGLIYAFKWVWAPLVDRLQIPLLTQLFGRRRSWLLFAQALIILGLVGMSTLDPKLALNSIVWCALLVAFGSATQDIALDAFRIESANGDHQAALAATYQTGYRLALIWAGAGVLWLAARAETGSGYDAGAWQFAYLCMAASIGVGVITTLLSKEPVKYELAKVRTAKAWLYQTLVEPFAEFITRYRWHAILILSLIAIYRISDVVMGIMANPFYVDMGYTKDEVAAVSKVFGVVMTLVGAFVGGVLTLRFGVLRILFVGAVLSAVSNILFAWLATQGHDLHGLIWVISADNLSSGIASAAFIAFLSSLTNIRYSATQYALFSSMMLLLPKWLAGFSGVFVDNFGYQAFFYGTAIIGAPVLLLIWATIHFKIVQTKKESE; the protein is encoded by the coding sequence GTGCCTAACAAGCAACTCCATGTAGTGAAGTCCTGGCTTCAAGACTTTCGGGTTTATCTCGAATGGTCTTGTTTGCGCATGTTGTTCTTGGGCTTTTCCGCAGGACTTCCTCTATTACTTATTCTAGGAACTCTGAGCTTTTGGCTGCGTGAAGCCGGCATTGATCGCAGCACCATTGGTTACTTAACTTGGGTTGGTTTGATATATGCTTTTAAGTGGGTTTGGGCTCCGCTTGTTGATCGCTTACAAATCCCGCTCTTAACGCAATTGTTTGGTCGCCGTCGCAGCTGGTTACTCTTTGCGCAAGCACTCATCATTTTGGGTCTGGTCGGTATGTCGACTTTAGATCCCAAGCTGGCACTCAATTCCATTGTTTGGTGTGCGCTCTTGGTGGCTTTTGGATCTGCCACTCAAGATATCGCATTAGATGCTTTCCGTATTGAGTCGGCCAATGGTGACCATCAAGCAGCCCTTGCTGCTACATATCAAACTGGATATCGTCTTGCCTTAATTTGGGCCGGCGCCGGTGTGCTTTGGCTTGCTGCTCGTGCTGAAACAGGTAGTGGTTACGATGCGGGTGCATGGCAATTTGCCTATCTTTGTATGGCGGCCTCAATTGGGGTAGGTGTAATTACAACCCTTTTAAGCAAAGAGCCTGTGAAGTATGAGTTAGCAAAGGTCCGTACTGCCAAAGCATGGCTATATCAGACCTTAGTTGAGCCTTTTGCAGAATTTATTACACGCTATCGCTGGCATGCTATTTTGATCTTGTCATTAATTGCCATCTACCGTATTAGTGATGTCGTGATGGGCATTATGGCAAACCCCTTTTATGTAGATATGGGTTACACCAAAGATGAGGTTGCTGCAGTAAGCAAAGTGTTTGGTGTAGTGATGACCTTAGTTGGTGCTTTTGTTGGTGGCGTGCTCACATTGCGTTTTGGCGTGTTGCGAATTCTATTTGTAGGCGCGGTTCTCTCAGCGGTTAGCAATATATTGTTTGCTTGGCTGGCTACTCAAGGACATGATTTACATGGTTTGATTTGGGTCATCTCTGCAGATAATTTAAGTTCTGGTATCGCTAGTGCAGCTTTTATAGCGTTCTTGTCATCGCTTACTAATATCCGTTACTCAGCCACCCAGTATGCTTTGTTCAGTTCGATGATGTTGCTGCTACCCAAATGGTTGGCGGGCTTCTCTGGAGTGTTTGTTGATAACTTTGGGTACCAAGCATTCTTCTACGGCACCGCCATTATTGGCGCTCCAGTCCTACTTCTTATTTGGGCAACGATTCATTTCAAGATCGTGCAGACCAAAAAAGAGAGTGAGTAA
- a CDS encoding homoserine O-acetyltransferase has product MSELHLSRNTIHFAEPLPLQSGAILSGYDLVIETYGKLNADKSNAVLVCHALNASHHVAGPSPDNPEDIGWWDNMIGPGKPVDTDHFFVIGVNNLGSCFGSTGPMSINPTNGKPYGADFPVVTVEDWVNTQARLADKLGIRKFAAVMGGSLGGMQAMAWAIQFPKRIDHCVVVASTPRLSAQNIAFNEVARNAILSDPDFHGGNYYEHGVVPKRGLRLARMVGHITYLSDDDMAEKFGRELQRPNGESNDYRFSFDVEFEVESYLRHQGDKFSSYFDANTYLLITRALDYFDPARRYDGSLNRALAEVQAKFLVVSFSTDWRFPPDRSREIVQSLLSNKSEVTYAEIDAPHGHDAFLLNDERYHNLVRAYFKQMREVQA; this is encoded by the coding sequence ATGAGCGAGCTACACCTCTCTAGAAATACTATTCATTTTGCCGAGCCCCTGCCTTTGCAGAGTGGCGCCATTTTGTCTGGCTACGATTTAGTGATTGAGACCTACGGCAAACTCAATGCCGATAAAAGTAATGCTGTTCTTGTTTGTCATGCTCTCAATGCATCTCATCATGTAGCTGGCCCAAGCCCAGATAATCCAGAAGACATTGGTTGGTGGGACAACATGATTGGTCCTGGTAAGCCAGTGGATACCGATCACTTTTTTGTCATTGGCGTCAATAATTTAGGCTCTTGTTTTGGTTCTACTGGGCCAATGAGCATCAATCCTACTAATGGCAAGCCATATGGCGCAGATTTTCCGGTGGTCACGGTTGAGGATTGGGTGAATACTCAAGCCCGCTTGGCGGATAAGTTGGGTATTCGTAAATTTGCTGCTGTAATGGGTGGAAGCCTGGGTGGCATGCAAGCTATGGCTTGGGCTATTCAGTTTCCTAAGCGCATAGACCATTGTGTGGTGGTGGCATCTACCCCAAGGCTGAGCGCACAAAACATTGCCTTCAATGAAGTGGCTCGTAATGCCATTCTGTCTGATCCTGATTTTCATGGGGGCAACTACTACGAGCATGGCGTTGTACCAAAGCGGGGTTTGCGTTTGGCGCGCATGGTTGGTCACATCACCTATTTATCTGATGATGACATGGCAGAAAAATTTGGACGAGAATTGCAGCGCCCTAATGGCGAGTCAAATGACTATCGCTTCAGCTTTGATGTTGAGTTTGAGGTTGAGAGTTATTTACGTCATCAAGGTGATAAGTTTTCAAGCTACTTTGATGCCAATACTTATTTATTGATTACGCGTGCACTAGATTATTTTGATCCAGCACGTCGTTACGATGGCAGTCTGAATCGCGCCTTAGCGGAGGTGCAAGCTAAGTTTTTGGTTGTCAGCTTTTCAACCGACTGGCGGTTCCCGCCTGATCGCAGTCGCGAGATTGTGCAATCTTTGCTGAGCAATAAGAGTGAAGTAACCTATGCTGAGATCGACGCGCCACATGGGCATGATGCTTTTCTGCTAAATGACGAGCGTTATCACAACCTGGTCCGAGCTTACTTTAAGCAAATGCGTGAGGTTCAAGCATGA
- the slmA gene encoding nucleoid occlusion factor SlmA, translated as MSESLEPVNINDSNADAGVARKRPRPGERRLQILQVLAEMLQNPKAERVTTAALAAKIEVSEAALYRHFASKAQMFEGLISFIEQTVFGLINQINQKEESGLVQARGILQMLLFFAEKNPGMTRVLLGDALLQEDDRLQERITQVLDRVEASLKQALRIAQTQGGNWAQLGQEEVSIRAAMLMSFVLGRWHRFARSGFKKLPTEASDVSLRLLLSE; from the coding sequence ATGAGCGAATCTTTAGAGCCAGTAAACATCAACGACAGCAACGCTGACGCTGGTGTAGCTCGTAAGCGCCCTCGCCCAGGTGAACGCCGCTTACAGATTCTGCAAGTGCTTGCTGAGATGTTGCAAAACCCAAAGGCTGAGCGTGTCACTACAGCCGCTTTAGCGGCCAAGATTGAGGTTTCAGAAGCAGCTCTTTATCGGCACTTCGCCAGCAAGGCGCAGATGTTTGAAGGCCTCATTTCTTTTATTGAGCAAACCGTTTTTGGATTGATTAATCAAATTAATCAAAAAGAAGAATCTGGCCTTGTTCAGGCGCGCGGTATCTTGCAAATGCTTTTATTCTTTGCTGAAAAGAATCCTGGCATGACTCGCGTTTTATTGGGCGATGCTTTATTGCAAGAGGATGATCGTCTTCAAGAGCGCATTACTCAAGTGCTTGATCGTGTCGAAGCATCTCTTAAGCAAGCTCTACGTATTGCCCAAACCCAAGGCGGTAATTGGGCTCAGCTAGGCCAAGAAGAGGTCAGCATTCGTGCGGCCATGTTGATGAGTTTTGTTTTGGGTCGTTGGCATCGCTTTGCCCGTAGCGGATTTAAGAAGCTGCCAACTGAAGCCTCCGATGTTAGCCTGCGCCTTCTCCTTTCAGAATGA
- the pyrE gene encoding orotate phosphoribosyltransferase: MSSNNSNQDNFIRFALEARVLSFGEFKTKAGRLSPYFFNAGEFNDGARLSALGRYYAKALQESGIQFDMLYGPAYKGITLAAATAIALADDGINVPYAYNRKEAKDHGEGGMLVGAPVKGRVVIIDDVISAGTSVRESVDLIRKAGGEPAAVLIALDRMERSGNAVEIGDKSAVQAVEQEFGLPVIAIANLAGLMSFLTSSSDVQLTNHLPSVKAYREKYGI; the protein is encoded by the coding sequence ATGAGCTCAAATAATTCAAATCAAGATAACTTTATTCGTTTTGCCTTAGAGGCAAGGGTTTTGTCCTTCGGGGAGTTTAAAACCAAAGCGGGAAGACTCTCACCTTATTTCTTTAATGCGGGTGAATTTAATGATGGAGCTCGACTAAGCGCCTTGGGTCGTTATTACGCCAAAGCCTTGCAGGAATCGGGCATTCAGTTCGATATGCTTTATGGACCGGCATACAAGGGAATCACACTTGCAGCGGCAACAGCCATTGCGCTGGCAGATGATGGGATTAACGTTCCATATGCTTACAACCGTAAAGAAGCTAAGGATCATGGTGAAGGTGGCATGCTGGTTGGTGCGCCAGTAAAGGGCAGGGTTGTCATCATTGATGATGTAATTTCTGCTGGCACTTCAGTTAGGGAATCCGTTGATCTTATTCGCAAAGCGGGAGGAGAGCCTGCAGCGGTATTGATCGCTTTGGATCGTATGGAGCGCTCAGGCAATGCTGTTGAAATTGGAGACAAGTCTGCAGTGCAGGCCGTAGAGCAAGAATTTGGTTTACCGGTGATTGCAATTGCGAATTTAGCCGGCTTAATGTCTTTCTTAACTTCATCAAGCGATGTGCAGTTAACAAACCACTTGCCCTCAGTAAAGGCCTATCGTGAGAAATACGGAATCTAA
- a CDS encoding DUF484 family protein, with protein MSAIDPKQAEQEELVAEWLRSTPGFFERYADLFNEIRIKHPHEDRAISLQERQMTVLRTQNQELNRRLSEMLHFGSRNDKTQQSLVAWLLRLMKANNKSDVEAAITSGLAEVFEVESAQLLSPTSAFGPWVDTPLCGSAKELVAASVDLLASQTTIDPEWQSMVAIGLPLGKSIGATQSPAVLLLASKDESRFTADMGAFYLRQIAELTAAALDRIQAYEIKVD; from the coding sequence ATGAGTGCAATCGATCCAAAGCAAGCCGAACAAGAAGAGTTAGTTGCTGAGTGGTTGCGTTCAACCCCAGGCTTCTTTGAGCGTTACGCTGATCTCTTTAATGAGATTCGGATTAAGCACCCACATGAGGATCGTGCGATCTCTTTGCAAGAACGTCAGATGACAGTATTGCGCACACAGAACCAAGAGCTCAATCGTCGCCTAAGCGAGATGTTGCATTTTGGTAGCCGTAACGATAAAACTCAACAAAGTTTAGTTGCTTGGTTATTGCGTTTGATGAAGGCCAACAATAAATCAGACGTGGAGGCTGCGATTACTTCGGGCTTAGCCGAAGTCTTTGAGGTGGAGTCTGCTCAACTGCTATCACCTACTTCTGCATTTGGTCCTTGGGTCGACACACCACTATGTGGCTCTGCAAAAGAATTGGTGGCAGCTAGCGTAGATTTGTTGGCAAGCCAGACGACCATTGATCCGGAGTGGCAAAGTATGGTGGCTATTGGCCTGCCCTTGGGTAAGAGTATTGGTGCCACTCAATCACCGGCCGTGTTGTTGCTGGCTAGCAAGGATGAATCTCGCTTTACGGCAGATATGGGCGCCTTCTACTTGCGCCAGATTGCTGAATTAACTGCCGCAGCTTTGGATCGTATCCAGGCTTATGAAATTAAAGTTGACTGA
- a CDS encoding GTP-binding protein, producing the protein MALIPVTILTGFLGSGKTTLLKHILTEEHGKKIAVIENEFGEENIDNDILVQDNQENIVQMSNGCICCTIRGDLVDALNELWEQRKDKKISFDRVVIETTGVANPGPVAQTFFMDDDVADHYVLDAVVTLVDAKHGQQQLNEHEEAQRQVGFADQIFITKTDLVTPAEVDALRNRLMHMNPRAPIAGISKGVVPLNAVLDLKGFNLNAKLDIDPHFLEQEDHDHADCGHDHSHDHDHSTCGHDHSHDHQHQHHGHAGHTDRIQSFVFRSDKPFNHKKLEDFLGGILEVFGEKMLRYKGVLYVKGSSRKVVFQGVHQMMGSDLAGPWGTEPKQTRMVFIGIDLPKDTLLAGLEGCLA; encoded by the coding sequence ATGGCATTAATTCCAGTAACGATTTTGACGGGCTTCTTGGGAAGCGGCAAAACCACTTTGCTTAAACACATCTTGACTGAAGAGCATGGCAAAAAAATTGCCGTCATTGAGAATGAATTCGGTGAAGAGAATATTGATAACGACATCTTGGTGCAAGACAACCAAGAGAACATTGTGCAAATGAGCAATGGTTGTATTTGCTGCACCATTCGTGGCGATCTCGTGGATGCTTTAAACGAGCTTTGGGAGCAACGCAAAGATAAGAAGATTAGTTTTGATCGTGTCGTGATTGAAACCACAGGCGTTGCTAATCCTGGCCCCGTCGCTCAGACATTCTTTATGGATGATGATGTGGCAGACCATTATGTTTTAGATGCTGTAGTGACCCTGGTGGATGCCAAGCACGGTCAGCAACAACTCAATGAGCATGAAGAGGCTCAGCGCCAAGTTGGCTTTGCCGACCAAATCTTTATTACTAAGACCGATTTAGTGACGCCTGCTGAAGTAGATGCCTTACGTAATCGCCTGATGCATATGAACCCAAGAGCGCCTATTGCAGGCATTTCTAAGGGTGTGGTGCCCTTGAATGCTGTCTTAGACCTCAAGGGCTTTAATCTCAATGCCAAGTTGGATATTGACCCTCATTTCTTGGAGCAGGAAGATCATGACCATGCGGATTGCGGTCATGACCATAGTCACGACCACGACCACAGTACCTGTGGCCATGACCATAGTCACGACCACCAGCACCAACACCATGGCCATGCTGGCCATACTGATCGTATCCAATCCTTTGTTTTTCGTAGTGATAAACCCTTTAATCACAAAAAGTTGGAAGACTTCCTGGGAGGCATTTTGGAGGTCTTTGGAGAGAAGATGTTGCGCTACAAGGGTGTACTCTATGTGAAGGGAAGTAGCCGAAAAGTGGTGTTTCAGGGGGTTCATCAGATGATGGGCAGCGATTTAGCCGGTCCATGGGGCACAGAACCCAAGCAAACCCGGATGGTCTTCATAGGCATCGATTTGCCCAAGGACACCCTATTGGCAGGGCTTGAGGGCTGTTTGGCCTAG
- the metW gene encoding methionine biosynthesis protein MetW → MSNFNKRADFAAIANWIAPNTQVLDLGCGDGSFLEFLQKQKPVHAYGVEIDDSRVLSCVQKGLNVIQQDLEGGLALFEDGSFDTVVLSQTLQTIHQTEKILREVVRVGKESVISFPNFGHWSHRLAVGLGRMPVSKSLPYQWYNTPNVRVLTVADFEKLASSLGLKVIDQCILHEGRQVTLMPNLFGSLALFRIRRA, encoded by the coding sequence ATGAGCAATTTTAATAAGCGTGCCGACTTTGCTGCCATAGCTAATTGGATTGCACCCAATACTCAAGTCTTGGATCTCGGTTGTGGCGATGGTAGTTTCTTGGAGTTTTTGCAGAAGCAAAAACCGGTTCACGCTTATGGTGTTGAGATTGATGATTCACGCGTACTCTCTTGCGTGCAAAAGGGCTTAAACGTCATACAGCAAGATTTAGAAGGCGGCTTAGCGCTCTTTGAAGATGGTAGTTTTGACACAGTTGTGCTGTCACAAACTCTGCAAACTATTCATCAAACTGAAAAGATTTTGCGTGAGGTAGTGCGTGTAGGCAAGGAGTCAGTAATCTCTTTTCCAAACTTCGGCCATTGGTCTCATCGATTGGCTGTTGGTCTAGGCCGCATGCCAGTTTCTAAGAGTTTGCCTTATCAGTGGTACAACACGCCCAACGTACGCGTTCTCACGGTTGCTGACTTTGAGAAGTTAGCCTCAAGCCTTGGCCTGAAGGTAATTGATCAATGCATCTTGCATGAGGGTCGCCAGGTGACTTTGATGCCAAATTTATTTGGTAGTCTCGCTTTATTCCGCATTCGTCGTGCCTAA